In a single window of the Osmia bicornis bicornis chromosome 7, iOsmBic2.1, whole genome shotgun sequence genome:
- the LOC114878349 gene encoding CKLF-like MARVEL transmembrane domain-containing protein 4 isoform X1 has protein sequence MVDHGFPGQHTTTTTVTTSTTTTQPIIRFDPSYTRTLPGILKVAQVILSLLGFICITVSSQSSSSRGGWFNTVAMGGFWFTGILLVFYLFHIVEKFSKIPWIKIEFIFCSIWTAFYLLAAALAADYAKYVEAFGVAAFFGFCAMVAYGQDAWLKFQAARSGALAQGYHSFDGCLEEGASTGIVSARGLNPRSVSGLKSAALILVLRWQCILYI, from the exons atggtggACCACGGATTTCCTGGACAGCATACTACCACAACTACAGTAACTACAAGTACCACTACTACACAACCAATTATCCGATTTGATCCGTCTTACACGAGAACATTACCTGGAATTCTTAAAGTCGCTCAAGTG ATTTTGAGTCTTCTAGGATTCATATGCATCACAGTGTCCAGCCAAAGCAGTTCCAGTCGTGGAGGATGGTTCAATACCGTGGCGATGGGTGGTTTCTGGTTCACAGGGATATTGCTCGTTTTTTACTTGTTTCAtatcgttgaaaaattttcgaaaattcctTGGATAAAAATT GAGTTCATATTTTGCTCAATTTGGACTGCTTTCTATTTGTTAGCTGCTGCTCTGGCAGCAGATTATGCTAAATACGTAGAAGCTTTTGGAGTTGCAGCA TTCTTTGGATTCTGTGCCATGGTAGCTTACGGCCAGGACGCTTGGTTGAAGTTTCAAGCAGCAAGGAGCGGTGCTTTAGCACAGG GATACCATTCGTTTGATGGTTGCCTAGAGGAAGGAGCTTCTACGGGAATAGTTAGTGCTCGAGGCTTGAATCCAAGGTCAGTGTCGGGGCTAAAGTCGGCTGCACTAATCCTCGTATTACGATGGCAATGTATACTATACATATAG
- the LOC114878349 gene encoding CKLF-like MARVEL transmembrane domain-containing protein 4 isoform X2 — protein MVDHGFPGQHTTTTTVTTSTTTTQPIIRFDPSYTRTLPGILKVAQVILSLLGFICITVSSQSSSSRGGWFNTVAMGGFWFTGILLVFYLFHIVEKFSKIPWIKIEFIFCSIWTAFYLLAAALAADYAKYVEAFGVAAFFGFCAMVAYGQDAWLKFQAARSGALAQDSSNKWIKWLSLFICNCTRHKRKEGVRFQDIHTSNVS, from the exons atggtggACCACGGATTTCCTGGACAGCATACTACCACAACTACAGTAACTACAAGTACCACTACTACACAACCAATTATCCGATTTGATCCGTCTTACACGAGAACATTACCTGGAATTCTTAAAGTCGCTCAAGTG ATTTTGAGTCTTCTAGGATTCATATGCATCACAGTGTCCAGCCAAAGCAGTTCCAGTCGTGGAGGATGGTTCAATACCGTGGCGATGGGTGGTTTCTGGTTCACAGGGATATTGCTCGTTTTTTACTTGTTTCAtatcgttgaaaaattttcgaaaattcctTGGATAAAAATT GAGTTCATATTTTGCTCAATTTGGACTGCTTTCTATTTGTTAGCTGCTGCTCTGGCAGCAGATTATGCTAAATACGTAGAAGCTTTTGGAGTTGCAGCA TTCTTTGGATTCTGTGCCATGGTAGCTTACGGCCAGGACGCTTGGTTGAAGTTTCAAGCAGCAAGGAGCGGTGCTTTAGCACAGG ATTCTAGTAACAAATGGATCAAATGgttatctttatttatttgtaattgtaCGCGCCACAAGAGAAAGGAAGGTGTACGTTTTCAAGATATACATACAAGTAATGTTAGTTAG
- the LOC114878348 gene encoding extensin isoform X1, giving the protein MPRVRTLLTSNQLLACVAVLVSAQFNQDIEGGSPPKGLPAPLRSARFQRLPSARPAIPTQAALANQRLTGPRRPIGTGPGPLAPFKPLRPNSPNLPTGPAQNLPQHIKPVNEEPDEDARNRESQREQDDDSELSEEQSESQEDSEENVPRAIANLGAVSRSSAGPSAQSPPVQYRPPLQTASPSTGRGGGVSATPAPQPVQYRPPPKANKPRKPIEEPFKQQVKAPPTKPVKTSQPFDGRGKKPVAQIIRRYRNDNPDGSITWGFENDDGSYKEELIGIDCITRGKYGYIDPDGIRREYTYETGIKCDEEQREEDEENGFVDYQENKLVLPDGKTIDLSSMGKKQGRRPKYVHRN; this is encoded by the exons ATGCCGCGAGTTAGAACCCTCTTGACGTCGAATCAG TTGTTGGCATGCGTCGCCGTGTTGGTTTCGGCCCAATTTAATCAAGACATAGAGGGTGGTTCGCCACCGAAGGGTTTACCAGCACCCTTGCGATCAGCGCGCTTCCAAAGATTGCCATCTGCTAGACCAGCTATTCCAACGCAGGCTGCGCTTGCGAATCAAAGACTTACCGGTCCACGACGACCCATCGGAACTGGTCCAGGGCCCCTGGCACCATTCAAACCCCTACGACCTAACTCCCCCAATCTGCCAACTGGACCAGCACAAAATCTCCCTCAGCATATTAAGCCAGTGAACGAAGAACCAGACGAGGATGCACGAAACCGAGAATCTCAACGCGAGCAAGACGATGATTCGGAATTGAGCGAGGAGCAATCGGAAAGTCAAGAAGATAGCGAAGAAAACGTGCCACGTGCCATAGCGAATCTAGGGGCAGTATCCAGAAGTTCCGCTGGTCCATCAGCTCAATCACCTCCAGTACAATATCGTCCTCCACTTCAAACAGCTTCACCATCAACTGGCAGAGGAGGTGGAGTATCAGCCACCCCGGCTCCACAACCTGTTCAGTACAGACCACCTCCAAAAGCGAACAAACCCAGGAAACCGATAGAGGAACCGTTCAAACAACAAGTTAAGGCACCTCCTACGAAACCTGTGAAAACATCACAACCTTTCGATGGTCGTGGAAAGAAGCCAGTTGCACAG ATTATCAGACGGTATCGTAACGATAATCCGGATGGCTCAATCACCTGGGGCTTCGAGAACGATGATGGATCTTACAAAGAAGAACTAATTGGCATCGATTGCATCACTAGGGGTAAATATGGTTACATAGATCCGGATGGTATTCGACGCGAATACACTTACGAAACTGGCATCAAATGCGACGAGGAACAACgcgaagaagatgaagaaaacGGGTTTGTTGATTATCAAGAAAACAAATTAGTACTCCCCGACGGCAAAACCATTGATCTTTCTAGTATGGGTAAGAAACAGGGCCGCAGGCCTAAATACGTTCAcagaaattaa
- the LOC114878348 gene encoding extensin isoform X2 — protein MRVAVILLACVAVLVSAQFNQDIEGGSPPKGLPAPLRSARFQRLPSARPAIPTQAALANQRLTGPRRPIGTGPGPLAPFKPLRPNSPNLPTGPAQNLPQHIKPVNEEPDEDARNRESQREQDDDSELSEEQSESQEDSEENVPRAIANLGAVSRSSAGPSAQSPPVQYRPPLQTASPSTGRGGGVSATPAPQPVQYRPPPKANKPRKPIEEPFKQQVKAPPTKPVKTSQPFDGRGKKPVAQIIRRYRNDNPDGSITWGFENDDGSYKEELIGIDCITRGKYGYIDPDGIRREYTYETGIKCDEEQREEDEENGFVDYQENKLVLPDGKTIDLSSMGKKQGRRPKYVHRN, from the exons ATGCGCGTCGCGGTGATC TTGTTGGCATGCGTCGCCGTGTTGGTTTCGGCCCAATTTAATCAAGACATAGAGGGTGGTTCGCCACCGAAGGGTTTACCAGCACCCTTGCGATCAGCGCGCTTCCAAAGATTGCCATCTGCTAGACCAGCTATTCCAACGCAGGCTGCGCTTGCGAATCAAAGACTTACCGGTCCACGACGACCCATCGGAACTGGTCCAGGGCCCCTGGCACCATTCAAACCCCTACGACCTAACTCCCCCAATCTGCCAACTGGACCAGCACAAAATCTCCCTCAGCATATTAAGCCAGTGAACGAAGAACCAGACGAGGATGCACGAAACCGAGAATCTCAACGCGAGCAAGACGATGATTCGGAATTGAGCGAGGAGCAATCGGAAAGTCAAGAAGATAGCGAAGAAAACGTGCCACGTGCCATAGCGAATCTAGGGGCAGTATCCAGAAGTTCCGCTGGTCCATCAGCTCAATCACCTCCAGTACAATATCGTCCTCCACTTCAAACAGCTTCACCATCAACTGGCAGAGGAGGTGGAGTATCAGCCACCCCGGCTCCACAACCTGTTCAGTACAGACCACCTCCAAAAGCGAACAAACCCAGGAAACCGATAGAGGAACCGTTCAAACAACAAGTTAAGGCACCTCCTACGAAACCTGTGAAAACATCACAACCTTTCGATGGTCGTGGAAAGAAGCCAGTTGCACAG ATTATCAGACGGTATCGTAACGATAATCCGGATGGCTCAATCACCTGGGGCTTCGAGAACGATGATGGATCTTACAAAGAAGAACTAATTGGCATCGATTGCATCACTAGGGGTAAATATGGTTACATAGATCCGGATGGTATTCGACGCGAATACACTTACGAAACTGGCATCAAATGCGACGAGGAACAACgcgaagaagatgaagaaaacGGGTTTGTTGATTATCAAGAAAACAAATTAGTACTCCCCGACGGCAAAACCATTGATCTTTCTAGTATGGGTAAGAAACAGGGCCGCAGGCCTAAATACGTTCAcagaaattaa